In Oreochromis aureus strain Israel breed Guangdong linkage group 6, ZZ_aureus, whole genome shotgun sequence, the genomic window GCTGAGCATTTCTAGAGTAACTTTACATAATTCAAAACTAATCTTTACTTATCTTTCACTCAGCCTTGCTGTAAACTGGCCTGAGCCTATGGCAGTGAAACTAAAGCAAACATGACAGAGTGAGCTCAGGGGAGGAGGATGAGCGGCTGAAATATGAGCCTTCAAACAGGTTCTCTTTAAGATAAATGAGTTTACTGAGCTCTACATGATGCAAAGAACTAAAGTACAAAGACTGAAATCTGCATGAAATATTCCAtcagaaaaaaatctgtttgagAAGCAAAAAGATGCAAAGAtcagctttgttttcatgaatgttTAAAGACATGAGCCGTACTCACCACAGACACTCTGTTGATGGGGAACTCTGACAAACTCACACTAACGtttgtttgaaaagaaaagagaaagcgAAGAGCCCAACAGGTGTTTAAACTGAGCGTGTGTCAGAGTAAATGTGCTTCTGACTCACCTGTGGAGCTCCGCCTCCTGCTGCAGTGTCAGCTGAGCAGCTCCTGTGATGTGGAAGTTAGTGTCCTGTCCTCCTCCTGCTGGAGACCTCATATCAGACTGTGTGTTGGTGCCTGGTTATGAGCTGGAAGCCTCAGCCCTCTGAAATTTGTTCTGGCCTCCAGTTTTCTAACAATAAACCACATTACTGCCATCATGCATCCAACAAACCAGAGAAACAGTGAAGTAGTTACTACGAGATGAACCTCATTCATCAACTTTAGTATTTTATATCCTCCAGCAgcataaatacacaaatacatGTCATAAGCTTGTTAGCATCAGTTAGAAAGACGAGCCCAAACTCTGACACAgacaacaggaaacaaaaagctGCATGAACACATGCTAAAGCTACTTGGACATGGAGTCACTATTTCACTGTGGTGGAGAGGCTTGTGTGGCTAATAAGCAacgttgtgttttattttgaatcagaaaagtgagaaaaataTTTAATCATGTAATCAATGCAGATGAAGCTAGTTGTTACCATGAAAAGTGTGAGACTGATAAAAGGGGAAAAATTTAAGCAGGTTTTGTTGTGGATTTTTTGATgaccaggaagctcctgaccatgcatggagggtttcaccccaagtccagcatccTGAGGCTGCACGCTAAGCataaggaaggaggccgggacTGGTGAGCACCACAGACCAGGATGAGACAATGAACATCCACGAAtgcatcaggaagatggccacgACCGAccgtgtgctcagtgaatacctcaggcagcagaaaccaaagaaagaggaggaaggcgaggaaccatcatggaaggacaggaaCAAGcactgagtacaagatccatagaggctggggtctatcacagcAGGccagaccccaggtgcaggctgtgtaaagatgcccctgagacaatccagcacataacagcagggtgcaagatgctagcaggcaaggcatacatggaacgccagaaccatagtgtacaggaacatctgtgccgagtataacctggaagccccgaggtcaaaatgggagacgcccccaagggtgatggagaatgaccgagctaagatcctgtgggacttccagatacagacggacaaactggtgatggttaaccaaccggacatagtggtggaggataaacaaaagaagacatctgtagtgatcgatgtagtgaatgacagcaacatcagaaagaaggaacacgagaagctggagaaataccaagggctcagagaagcgctcgagaggatgtggagggtgaagctgacggtggtccccgtggtaatcggagcactcggtgcggtgactcccaaactGGGCAAGTGGTttcagcagatcccgggaacaacatcagagatctctgtccagaagagcgcagtcctgggaacagcatCCAAATGGTTTGTGACATGACCCATAAACTTTGGTCAAGTATTATTCACATGTATATCATAAGTTTATGCCACCTGTTGATTTGCACTGCTTGTAGTgagatttaataattaggactgatgtgtaactttaatttttgtaatcgtatcaccagacctgcgaccatatgttctggacactcgggtaaagagaggggctgagctgtcaactgatcaccacctggtggtgagttggatcaggtggtggggaggacgctggacagacccggtgcacctaagcgcgtgagtgagggtgtgctgggagcgtctagcagaggccccagtctgcgagatcttcaacgcacacctccagcagagcttcaacagcattccgagggagactggggacattgagtccgaatggaccatgttcagcgtctccattgccgaagctgctgcagtgagctgcggccgcaaggtggttggtgcctgccgtggtggtaacccccgaaccaaatggtggacaccagaggtgaagggagccaccaggctgaagaaggagtcctatcgggcttggttagcctgtgggactccggaagcagccgacaggtatcgacaggccaagcggaatgcggctcgggcagtggctgaagcaaaaactcgggtgtgggaggagttcggaaaggccatggaaaaagactttcggactgcctcgaagagattctggcaaaccgtcaggcgtctcaggaggggaaagcggtgctctacctgcactgtgtatagtgctggcggagcactgctgacgtcgactgagaaaattgtcaggcggtggaaggaatacttcgaggacctccttaatcccactgacatgtcttccgaggaggaagcagagtctggggatgagggaatgacccgccaatttcggggcgaggtcactgaggcagttaaacaactccttggtggcagagcccctggtgttgatgaggtccgccccgagttcctgaaggctctggacgttgtagggctgtcctggttgacacgcctctacaatgttgcgtggagatcaggggcagtacccctggactggcagaccagggtggtggtccccatctttaagaagggggaccggagggtgtgttccaactacagggggatcacactcctcagcctccctgggaaagtctatgccagggtgctggaaaggagagttcgtccgctagtcgaacctcggatacaggaggaacaatgcggttttcgtcctggtcgcggaacactggaccagctctttatcctctcaaggatactcgagggtgcatgggagtttgcccaaccagtctacatgtgttttgtggacttggagaaggcattcgaccgtgtccctcggggtgtcctgtgggaggtgttgcgggagtatggggtgtctggcccattgctacgggccattcgagccctatacaaccgttgcaagagtttggttcgcattgccggcaataactCGGACTCgccccggtgggtgatgggctccgccagggctgccctttgtcaccggttctgttcataattttatggacaggatttctaggtgcagccaagtggcggagggctttcaccggtggcctcagaatctcatctctgcttttttgcggatgatgtggttctgttggcttcatcaggtgaaggcctccagctcgcactggaatggttcgcagccgagtgtgaagcagcgggaatgaggatcagcacctccaaatctgaggccatggttctcagccggaaaagggtggagtgcccactccgggtcagggatgagttcctgccccaagtggaggagttcaagtatctcggggtcttgttcgcgagtgatgggagaagggagccggagatcgacaggcggattggtgctgcggctgcagtgatgcggacgctgcaccggtccgtcgtggtgaaaggagctgagtgtaaaagcgaagctctcaatttaccggtcgatcacgtccctaccctcacctatggccacgagctgtgggtagtgaccgaaagaacgagatcgcggatacaagcggcagaaatgagcttcctccgaagggtggctggcctctcccttagagatagggtgagaagttcggccatccgggaggggctcagagtagagccgctgctcctccacatcaaaaggagccagttgaggtggttcgggcatctgacaaggatgcctcctgggcgcctcctgggtgaggtgttcgggatgtcccacgggaggaggcccagggcagacccaggacacgctggagagattatatctctcggctggcctgggaacgcatttggtgttccccggataagctggaggaggtggctggggagagggaggtctgggcttctctgcttaggctgctgcccccgcaacccggcctcggataaagcggatgaagatggagatGGTGTAACTTTAATCATGTTATGGCCGACTGTGACAAAGCAAAGCTGGCCCACCTGAAGATGGCGCCCGGCCCGACCCCTGACCTGCATGTGTTGTTTATGGCTGGATGACAAGGAGGGGAAAGTTACCCATCAGCTGCAGGAGGAGTTATGGAGGGTCAGAGGTGACATCGGGGCTcttttctgtctgtgctgaCGGCTCTACACCCAGGCTTTGCTCAGCTTGCTTTGCTATGTGTtgtcctgctgctctctgtgttGTAATGTTTCAGTGTTCATGTGATTCTGTTTATTCTGTTTCAATAACTCTGCTGTTTCCAGAGGATCTTTTTGAGTGATTGGATTGTAATTGGATCTAAAAAGCTGGATCTCCACACCACTGGCTGGAGAAGGTTATCCAGCGAGTCCAGCGTTTCTGTGGAGTGACCCGTGAAGAGAAAACCTGCAGCATCTTTACCTCAAACTTCATATTCAATCatagaaacagaaaatacaacatCGAGCTTTAAAAGAAGGACAGACCAGATCCAAGCTGtgacatgttttaatgcagtttattaagcTTTAATCAGAAACAGTATCAGAGGCTATAAATGGATTACACTCACTCCACACacactgtttgtgtttcagttcaCAGACACAATCAGAGGCGCAGACAGTATCGTGGACTAGAATGACCAGAGTGCACGATGGCAGCTGTGATTTCAGGAGCACATGTTAATCTTGCTGTGAcgtacacacacatttaaagttAATCATGGATGCAGGAAAACGATGCAAAGCACGgattacattttctgtttacCTCATTCTTTTCCCCTCTCTGGTTAATTCTGATGATTTTCTCTCATTACTCCCCCTCTCTGCATTCAGCCCCATGTTCTGTtactcctcttcttcttcttgctctGACGCTGTGTTTCCCCACTTTCCTGATTTTGTTTCTGCTCAACGCAGCACTgctctttaatgtttttattgctgAGCTTTCTGCCACTTTGCTTGCCTCTGCCCTCCTTGCTGCCTGATTGGAGGCCATCTGACAAACAAGTCCATGGAATGTCATCATCGCTCTTGTTATAGCAGCTAATGCACTCCACTTTTCTCTGCTTGGAATATGGAGAACATCGGAATATATACTGAAGACCATTCGACCTTTTATCTTTGAGCTTTGACCTTTGATCCCTGATTGCATCCCCAAGCCTCTTAAGTGAGTGACGCAGGTCATCCATATATGTGGTTTTACcaccacattttttaaatacatctgaaaacacaacaacataatTCTTCCAGTTCATTATCTTTTTTATGCTACTGAGAATATTACGCTCATGTGATGGATTGGTACATATTTTATCACACGAGGAGGCACGGACGTAAAAAACCATCAGATCATCTTTGGATTTTTGGCTCTTTGTGACCAAAGTGTTGACATGCTGCAGGGTTCTGCACTCTGCATGATCAGCTCTGCCATCCTGGATTTCACTTTTACCACACAACCTTTCAACATCAGCCCATGAGTTAATCTGCTGTTTACCACATCGCTTCCGGACATCAGTCCACTTAACACGTCCATCAGGACACTGTTTTAGAACATTGGGCCATCTCAGCACTGTGGCTGCCACCACTCTGTCACCTTTGTATACGTCACAGTTTAGAATATCCTTCCTCACTTTTTCACCATCATCAGGGACTTCATTCATATCATACATGTACTTGTCTTCATTGTACGGGACGCTCACAGCCACACTGAACATGGGGGGGAAACTGTCAAAGGAAACAGAGAATATTCACCTGTAAAACATTTTCGTTATAACGTGTAGATTAAAGTATCCAGAGTGTTAAACCAGCCAAAGTGGGCGGTAGAGTTCAGTCTCGTTTTGCTCAGGAAATTCCGTCttttagaaaataaattaaaatcttttggttgttttgaaaatgtagcaGCAACACAGTAACGCCGTCTCAAATAATGCAGCTTTGTCAGATACCACCTGCACCTCACCattacacacaaactgtttttggctgtttgtgtgtttatgctcCTGCTTCAATAATCAACACTTGTGTTACTGATCTATAAAGTCTGCATGATACACTGACAGGTTGTGGTTAAAGACAGTTTCATGTTCGTCTCACTAACACCCAGCGTGTCAGAGCTAAAGAACATAACAGAGACTGTTATTGTGAATAACAGTGAGTTTGTAATGATGCATTTGTTCTGTCAGTCTCTGCTTCTACATGTAGTTCTAATGATCTCAGCTTGCTTCTGTTACTATAAAGTACACTGTAAGTACTGTGCTGCAGATTAAAGTGACCTTTGTTACTGACCTGTTGTCGTCTGCACCATTGTAGTTTGGTGTGTACCTGccaaaagacacaaacacaggttCTGATGTTGATTTCATTGGAAAGATTTACATGAAACCACAACAATGTTGGTTTGTTTCACTGAGAGTTTGTGAAAGGACAGAGGGGCTGATCTGTGTCAGAGTCCAGTGTGATACACTTTTATatcatatttgtcacatgttACTCCGTATgctcacagtttgtttgttaaaaacagctgctgtaaacatcatcatcatcatcatgttcaGTTTTTCTTCTGAATTTCACAGAAGGTTCACTCACCTCTTTAGAATTTCTTCTACGATTGGTGCGAGCTGGTGTTGGTCAATCACAGTCTCATCGTTTGTAACAGTTGCACCGTTTCTAACGGTCATCAAAACAACGACCGCTACAGAAACCCAGTAAGGACCAGCCATCTGAGTGGGTTTaacaaacagagacaaaaaTACCAATAAGAAGACTGAATATATTACAGCTTCAAATGTAATCTGTTCAACAAAACTATCCCTAAATCTCCCAGATTATCAGCTCTGCTCCACCAATTTATTTACCGAATAAACAGTAAATAACCTTAAACCCAAAGTACCAACTTATAAGTGAATAAGGTCGATGTTAGAGAGGAGCAAGAGTGACCTGTCTTCAAAGTCACTGTACACGGCTTAGTTAGCACGTTAAAGgttaaagttgaaatgtaaaaagTTCCATGTAATCTTAATTAATAGATAGTGATTATGATTTTCTGTCATTGTGCTGTAGTTATCACCGTCAGGcagagtttattttaaaaaagtttataaagtatttaaaaaaagaacatcagGACTAAATAAGACTCACAGAGATGGATTAAGTTTAGTTTTACAATAAAATTTTTTAAATGGAGATTTTCACTGAAGTTTTCTTTTAGTCCAGATGTAAGCTTAACAAAACtgtctgtttttacttttattgtatttaaagACAGATCATTTAATTTCCAGCTCATCATTATTTTCATCACCTGTGAGATACTGAAAAAGATTCCTCTACCTGACTTAATAATCTAAACTGTAATCTTCACCCGATAAAAGCTTTGTTACCTGCTGTGATAGAGATCGACTGCCTGATGCTGGAAGCTCTGTTTCCTTCTCTGGACGAGATGCTGCTGCAGTGGATTCAGTTACAAGGAGAAGACATTTTTATAGAGGCCAGGCTGATGATGGTCAAACCCTCTGCATGGCTTCATGTCCTTATTTGAACATGTCTTTAAGCCATGGGTGTGGGAGGAGGAGCTGCTTCAAACCTCTGTCAGAGCTCACACAGGTGTTTGCTTAGACTGAGCTCTAGTGACGACATTTGATTCGTATCGTCTTCATGTGATGGCAGGAAATCAAAGCAGTTGTCAGAATCATCATTTTTAACTTGGGTCACAGTTGGGTGGACACATTTTCAACAGGTCACCAGCCACCAGCTGGACTACCAGCAGCTTAACATAAACAGGACAAATGTCACTCAAAGCAGCTTTAACCTTGATACAGCTTAACGCTTCTGCCCTGCTCCGAGTTATTTGTCTCAAACAACAGCAACGTTACTGAAAGCAAAAATAAAGCAGCTGAACAacggaaacaacaacaaaaaagcagaaGTGACTGATGCAGAGCTGTGTGTTTAGTGGAAACAAACTGTAGGTGCGATCTCACCATCGGTTGTGTTAGCTATAACTTGTTTAGTTGTTAACAGATGAAGTTGAAGATAAGATGAAGATTTCTGCTTGGTGGTCGACTTATTCCTCTTTCCATTTCGCCTCTTTGTCACttcataaaataaagaaaaacaaagaagtaTGACTGGCTAACAAGCTTCTTTGTTGATGTAGGAGACGTAGGTGTTGGCTCACTGCGGTTTTGTGTCACTTCCTGTTAGAATGCATGCTGATCTTTTGCGTTGCTTAAACTATGTGGATCAATTAATTGCAAACTTTTCCACAGAGACTTATTTCATACATCAAATTCTTATCCGTTGTTAATTAATTGTGTTACTGGTAGTATGGCCTTTAGCCATAAGGTGGAATGAGGTGACCATACACGAGCTCTACGACGTGCCTGTCGTCGAGCAGAGAGGGCATGGAAAAAAGGCCCAATGTGTCCTTAGACATTCTATGTTGAAGTCGCACAGCATATCAGAAATCTGTTAAGATGGCTAGAGGTGATCATTGCTGCACCGGAACCTCTGGAACAGTCTTCCAGCTGATATTTGCACGTCAGAACCTACtatgcttcagcacccccaaaatgaatcaaagcacccccaaagatttcttactttttttgacaatattttctgcttttgggacacactactaaaaataaaaaaagcatacCGTACTTAATTGagatggaacattttaacaacaaaagtatagataacccgtcccccctcccaaaatggtttgttccagctcggctCTCCCCTACCCTGGCTCTAGCTCCGTTGCTGCAGTGCCAGAGCGAtagtggctgagacgcagcggagcggaggtgtaagtgcctggcttaaaacaggacatattagctgcatttaaccttcagttactctttatatatttaggtaggagtcaggccatgtttctttttagctgaaaaacattacacccaggtaacctgcagtgttgaaaacgtgtttcccgactatgtttgctaccctacaatctgtcctgctctgtagtaatatcagcgacatttgaccgtcctgttgctcccattgaaatgtatacagcctatttaaaatctaaaacttaacattGTCCGTAGCTTCTGCTGTTACAACTgtcctgtttaaaatgtaatgagagaaactggttattttgtcatatgGCATGTGCTGATATTGAACCCAAGGTACTAACTAGCTAATTGActggatgcccattaaccttataaccagtgttccctctaattttccatgtgtctgagcgaacacacaaactccctgagcgtcccttggaccaccgtgagcgacatcagacgtgtgcactgtggtcatgccagcatctaatccatccaagttacatggtttattaagataatcaaattacagcatttacatttatgttagactacttttaattaactgctttaacCCACTTACAAtggaaatgtaaaacaaaaatgtagtcattgacctgtgtagtatgttaacactattggaagtaaaaataacttgaactcgaattttgaaaacacaactttctccttcttcttctttttttttttaaataaagctctgacttgtactATGAGtttgagtctgtggtctgggagagagtcctgtaactctctgtctgcaaaatacagtatataaagaCCAATGTttggcaattaattatatagttctTCAAAAATTAACTGAgttatgcaaacaacaaagttttttgcagctattttttaaaatgcagccaaggtgttttttttaaataaacatttcaaactatttacagaacaatcagctgttctgcatcaaatttgatgccacagaaattgtttgtgccactccaaaaataatttctgtccacataaaggagaacaacagcctgatacctgcaggcctgacaacaggagatgtatcactgctgtaacacctgtaacattcagcagccgcctcattgttctgacacacaacaaaactattgactacactacacactaactacacactaactacacaagatttgcgctaaacgtcgcaaatctcttACATCTCAGAACACCACCCTCACttctaaaacttccccccgtttcttaacaactagatgccacgttgccatatcattttttgattgggcgacatggtacttttttcgaccaataggaaaggctGGGGtttcttggttttgtttttgctcacaggtgggGAGCGCTTTCGAgtgtttttcttataaaacgccgtttttaccgtttcttcccgcagtaaatataaacaacgacagtattcaggaagaaaaccaaacattgcagatatttttatcataactctggttttacgtggccgatcaacacaatttaaaaactggtataaagtccacactttttccgtcaattgttccgtctgtcctgctcacatctccaatggttggacacgttgtcattaatgtggcttcactccacatcagccacgccgctttgctagctaaaacaccggtgtcggcacataaggacgctgtcatagcctgtcaaccacgttgattagctgcgtatatacgaatgtgaatcgcattattggctggactataggataaggtggcatcgttctaatcccatacaggagcagccagtcactcactgactaacactgcaaaacagaattgttaaagttttaagtttaatttcaattcaggttagatttttttttgtgcgcaatgcagattttctgtgcgcagagaccgtgccagcagtgcgcaattgcgcacgtgcgcagcttagagggaacattgcttatAACTcccgttgtgtgtgtgtgtacagagacacagccaggttcataatggatatgaggaagttttttcaaaaacaggagccacattcaggtaaaagtgtaagatcaaatgatccatcaataaaggataatgttggatcagtgtttcaatatttatatcctttattaggtgtacatgtggtttggttatttgccttttggttgaaagtacactgagagaggacttttttattagtgatcttaatagtattttttttaatctaattgaatacaatctatttgtgtatgattgtcagtccaaagagggagagaggaaagaggggaacatgaggagaaagtacaagatcaggaagaaccaggtaagaaaacagacagggaatactaacaggcaaaacaaataaagttaaactggcaaagaaaaaaaacaactaattttACTCGtacaatctggaagttgtgttctccctatattaaagctgctatacagaatctgcaaaacaaactgggttgtcaGCCCTGGTGCTGCATTACCATATTGAACTTCAGTCAGAGGAAGTCACAGTTGCGAAAAACTTTTTGAAGCTCAAGAGTGAGGCTGGTGCCATCCCAGATATGTTAACATTGTACAATCTTCTGGATAATCAgattttccccacactgaaaactgttattcAGGTTGCCCTAACAAACCCAGTTAGCAGCTGTATCTGTCAAAGGTCTTTTAGAGTCTTGAGTCAGCTCCATACCTGGCTGAGAAGGACCATGGGTCAAAGCAGACTCCAGCacctggctgtgatgtcagttgagaaagagatgcttgagagacttgaccaccaaaatgtgatagacagatttgccaacctcaaggtgaggcgacataggttaaaagaaaagaaaagaaaaaatctgcagagccgtagtagtatctgcagtaaagatcttttcatacattgtacagaaacagctttagtgaaggttacaaatgatcttcttatggcctctgacagtggactcatctctgtgcttgtcctgctagacctcagtgctgcattcgatactgttgaccataatatcctattagagcggttagaacatgctgtaggtattacaggtactgcactgcagtggtttgtatcatatctatctaatagactccaatttgtacatgtaaatggagagtcctcttcacacactaaggtcaattatggtgttccacagggttcagtgctaggaccaattctatttacattatacatgcttcccttaggcagcatcattagaagacatagcatacattttcactgctatgcagatgacacgcagctctatctatccatgaagccaggtaacacacaccaattagttaaactgcaggaatgtcttaaagacataaagacctggatggccgctaactctctgcttcttaattcagatcaaactgaggttattgtactctgccctgaaaatcttagaaatatggtatctaagcagattcttactctggatggcattaccttggcctccagtaatgctgtga contains:
- the LOC120440718 gene encoding uncharacterized protein LOC120440718; amino-acid sequence: MAGPYWVSVAVVVLMTVRNGATVTNDETVIDQHQLAPIVEEILKRYTPNYNGADDNSFPPMFSVAVSVPYNEDKYMYDMNEVPDDGEKVRKDILNCDVYKGDRVVAATVLRWPNVLKQCPDGRVKWTDVRKRCGKQQINSWADVERLCGKSEIQDGRADHAECRTLQHVNTLVTKSQKSKDDLMVFYVRASSCDKICTNPSHERNILSSIKKIMNWKNYVVVFSDVFKKCGGKTTYMDDLRHSLKRLGDAIRDQRSKLKDKRSNGLQYIFRCSPYSKQRKVECISCYNKSDDDIPWTCLSDGLQSGSKEGRGKQSGRKLSNKNIKEQCCVEQKQNQESGETQRQSKKKKRSNRTWG